From one Bacteroides fragilis NCTC 9343 genomic stretch:
- a CDS encoding ion transporter — MKSDSWLHRFLHNQPLKHKLYVIIFESDTPAGKAFDVTLIICILLSILLAIIESLQGLPSWLSTPFIVLEYLFTVFFTFEYVTRIYCSPNPRKYIFSFFGIVDLLATLPLYLAFFLPGARYLLIIRAFRIIRVFRIFKLFNFWLEGERLLTSLRESSKKIAVFFLFVVILVVAIGTLMYMIEGTQPNTQFNNIPNSIYWAIVTMTTVGYGDITPATALGKFLSACVMLIGYTIIAVPTGIVSASMMKEYKKLKDLQCPNCHKTGHEENATYCKYCGHKLKNDEIYQQENTATDPDRTTS, encoded by the coding sequence TTGAAAAGTGATTCTTGGCTCCATCGTTTTTTGCATAATCAGCCGCTAAAGCATAAGCTGTATGTCATTATCTTCGAATCCGATACACCCGCAGGGAAAGCATTCGACGTAACCCTTATCATATGTATTCTGCTGAGTATCCTGCTTGCTATAATCGAAAGCCTTCAAGGTCTGCCTTCCTGGCTTTCCACTCCCTTTATCGTGCTTGAATATCTTTTCACAGTTTTTTTTACCTTTGAATATGTCACCCGCATCTATTGCTCACCCAATCCACGGAAATATATTTTCAGTTTTTTCGGTATTGTCGATCTTCTGGCTACATTGCCACTCTACCTTGCCTTCTTCCTGCCCGGAGCACGCTATCTGCTGATTATACGTGCTTTCCGGATTATCCGGGTATTCCGAATATTCAAGTTGTTCAACTTCTGGCTCGAAGGTGAACGTCTACTCACTTCCCTGCGGGAAAGCAGCAAAAAGATCGCCGTCTTTTTCCTCTTTGTTGTCATCCTCGTCGTTGCCATCGGCACTTTAATGTACATGATTGAAGGGACTCAACCCAATACACAATTTAATAACATTCCGAATAGTATCTATTGGGCCATTGTCACCATGACCACCGTAGGCTATGGAGACATCACTCCTGCTACCGCTCTTGGCAAATTTCTTTCTGCCTGCGTGATGCTGATCGGTTACACAATTATTGCTGTCCCTACAGGTATCGTCTCTGCATCCATGATGAAAGAATACAAAAAATTAAAAGACTTACAATGTCCCAACTGTCATAAAACGGGGCACGAAGAGAATGCCACTTATTGTAAATACTGCGGACATAAATTGAAAAATGATGAAATTTACCAGCAAGAAAACACGGCAACTGATCCGGATCGGACTACTTCATAA
- a CDS encoding lytic transglycosylase domain-containing protein: MKHTSINYILTTALALGIGISIPVLVGSTCLSEQHSVQSEVPYCVTPPTVPEQAVFDGDTIDLRRYDRRERMDRELMSFTYMHSSTMQMIKRANRYFPVIEPLLKANGIPDDFKYLMVIESNLNPIARSPAGAAGLWQFMPVTAREFGLEVNDNVDERYHIEKATAAACRYFKQAYAKYGDWMAVSASYNAGQGRISSQLDKQLADHAMDLWLAEETSRYMFRLLAVKEVFGNPQRFGFLLKREHLYPAIPYKEVAVDTEISDLSNFAQKQGITYAQLRDANPWLRGSSLKNKTGKKYVLHIPTQEGMNYDSRKTVPHEHKWVID; the protein is encoded by the coding sequence ATGAAACATACATCTATTAACTATATTCTAACTACTGCACTTGCTTTAGGTATCGGCATCAGCATCCCTGTCCTTGTAGGCAGCACTTGCCTCAGCGAACAACACTCTGTACAATCCGAAGTTCCTTATTGCGTCACTCCTCCCACTGTTCCCGAACAAGCTGTGTTTGATGGTGACACAATCGACCTGCGTCGTTATGACCGCCGTGAACGTATGGACCGCGAACTGATGTCCTTCACTTACATGCACTCCAGCACCATGCAAATGATTAAACGGGCCAACCGCTACTTCCCTGTCATTGAACCATTACTGAAAGCCAACGGTATTCCGGACGACTTCAAATATTTGATGGTAATAGAGAGCAATCTCAACCCGATAGCACGTTCACCGGCCGGTGCCGCCGGTTTATGGCAATTTATGCCTGTCACTGCCCGTGAATTCGGTCTTGAAGTAAATGATAACGTAGACGAACGCTATCATATTGAGAAAGCTACCGCAGCCGCCTGCCGTTATTTCAAGCAGGCTTATGCCAAATATGGCGACTGGATGGCTGTATCTGCCTCTTACAATGCCGGACAAGGACGTATTTCCTCTCAACTGGACAAACAATTGGCGGATCATGCCATGGACCTCTGGCTGGCAGAAGAAACCTCACGCTACATGTTCCGCCTACTGGCTGTAAAAGAGGTATTCGGCAATCCTCAACGTTTCGGTTTTCTGCTGAAGCGGGAACATCTCTACCCTGCCATCCCCTACAAAGAAGTGGCGGTAGATACAGAAATCAGTGACTTGAGCAACTTTGCACAGAAACAAGGCATCACCTATGCACAACTTCGCGATGCCAACCCCTGGCTTCGAGGTTCATCACTAAAAAACAAAACCGGGAAGAAATACGTTTTACATATACCCACGCAAGAGGGTATGAATTATGATTCTCGTAAAACAGTTCCTCACGAACATAAATGGGTGATTGACTAA
- a CDS encoding DUF3320 domain-containing protein — translation MSQENPSSQLDVEFIYLPVINYSMQQNRIPVVRLLSIKNNTEHPLADLKVFLTLEPEFASVSPVMVEKLASGEIITITGLNLMLDPSFFIQQTERLSGTIVLVVSDEKNVFFQEKYPVDILAFDQWGGIQVLPELLSAFVVPNHPVLTGVLSRASSILKEWSGNSSLDAYQSCNPNRVKLQLAALYEAIKEQHIAYCTPPSSFGDAGQRVRLSDNVLSGKLGTCLDLSLLYASCAEAMGLHPLLVIIQGHAFVGCWLIDGTFPDAVNDDPSLLTKRTADGINEVILLEATCMTDGNNVTFDTAVGLANDKMLAVNDFTCFIDVARSRFAHILPLPQRVMHGKAWTVGPEVAQIPKSGLYISPVSAPEEIKQYDLDNQDSYVEFTKQLLWERKLLDLSLRNNFLNLRITRNALQVISADIDKMEDAFSDGTEFQILGKPSDWDNPLYDFGLYGTLTESDPMIDLIKQELTQKRLRTYLTEQDLKKSLTYLYRSSRIALEENGANTLYLALGLLRWYETEHSERPRYAPILLLPVEMIRKSVSKGYIIRAREEESMLNITLLEMLRQNFGITISGLDSLPKDENGTDVKRIFSIFRKAVMNEKRWDVEEQAILGTFSFSKFIMWNDIHSNAEELSKNKIVGSLMSGKMEWEVAEVDANAVELDHALTPADIALPVSADSSQLEAVYEAVNEKSFILHGPPGTGKSQTITNIIANALYQGKRVLFVAEKMAALSVVQKRLMNIGLAPFCLELHSNKARKTDVLSQLKESTEIFRYKEPEEFKEESERLFKMRQQINGYVEALHRIYPCGISVYEAITRYSSIDETEEIMIPASLLASLTKEQFNEWNHAVEELIGVGKVSGHSHQHPLTGINIMEYSSQLKEEADKLLKDYMILLQKMEEKMNRCFSNYGIGNKCTEKLLDNFVRFIRILMQLPGMTGNLMLLTDLDENVDKIGRIIEHGRKRDEFCNLLKQSFEDTFLTLPVQQKISEWKDITQSWFLPRLLKQRKFCKELSLFSLQGRVNKEQVLPALQQLLFYQQQKQEVDSSSRWFEDLFGNKSHPGEEQWDDIEVMSKAILQLNRLLVEVVDDPMSIRRVKEKLAEQLSGGYSLFRQMNRELLEGLVYDWECIKQLEKSMLQLLGVSKEVLHACEDDWLAGASRQCEIWARNTDKLKDWYRWLNVSRRFEACGLTSVFAAYTERNLPAERMMNIYLKGFYHSFIEYAIGKEQVLQFFNGELFNDSIRRFRELNTEYQELIKKELYTKLASNIPSFVLAAAQSSEVGILQKCIRSNGRGMSIRKLFDSISNLLSRMCPCMLMSPMSVAQYINVNHDKFDLVVFDEASQMPTCEAVGAIARGNHVVVVGDPKQMPPTNFFTSNSVDEEHIEIEDLESILDDCLALSMPSKYLLWHYRSKHESLIAFSNSQYYDNKLLTFPSPDDLAAKVTLVPIEGYYDKGKSRQNQAEAQAVVDEIVRRLSDPELRNQSIGVVTFSSVQQTLIEDMLSDVVLQNAELENLAFNREEPVFIKNLENVQGDERDVILFSVGYGPDVNGRVSLNFGPLNRDGGERRLNVAVSRARYEMKVFSTLRADQIDLKKTSSIGVAGLKYFLEYAGKGTGVLNHSYAAVSEEVEMGELIAAALREKGHQVKTKIGCSGFKVDVGIIDPNDTSRYMLGILCDGENYRAAKTARDREIVQDSVLKMLGWNICKVWTLDWWEDSQKVIDHIEAELKRAECGKSQRSVPVISLASGSGEVQKEGLLCHAQHCLVKLPELVIREEVKAAPPEIYEKTLLNSVNVSAWELMMPRREPRIRKQLNEIMRTEAPISRSLLSSRIFNAYGILRKTARLIEWMDGILDKTPYYKQEIDGLVFYWNTKEEADSYTGFRIDSKREAVDLPPREVANAARNILEQQVALPLVDLMRVTAQLLGYARFGLNVETAMRRGVQILLDGEEVKIEGGKILMK, via the coding sequence ATGAGTCAAGAGAATCCTTCTTCACAATTGGATGTGGAATTTATTTATTTGCCTGTTATCAATTATTCCATGCAGCAAAACCGGATACCTGTTGTCCGGTTACTTTCTATTAAAAATAATACAGAACATCCGCTTGCGGATTTAAAGGTATTTCTAACTCTGGAGCCTGAATTTGCATCAGTTTCACCGGTAATGGTAGAAAAATTAGCTTCCGGTGAGATTATTACAATAACCGGATTAAATCTGATGCTGGACCCTTCTTTTTTTATTCAGCAAACCGAACGCTTGTCCGGTACTATCGTTCTGGTAGTTTCTGATGAAAAAAACGTATTTTTTCAAGAGAAGTATCCTGTTGATATCCTGGCTTTTGATCAATGGGGAGGCATTCAGGTATTGCCTGAACTTTTGTCTGCATTTGTGGTTCCTAATCATCCGGTACTTACAGGAGTTCTTTCGCGGGCGTCATCTATCCTGAAAGAGTGGTCCGGTAATTCTTCATTGGATGCTTATCAGAGTTGTAATCCCAATCGGGTGAAGTTACAATTGGCGGCTCTGTACGAGGCTATTAAAGAACAGCATATTGCATACTGCACGCCTCCGTCCAGTTTTGGTGATGCCGGTCAGCGAGTCAGGCTTTCGGATAATGTACTTTCCGGTAAATTAGGGACTTGTTTGGATCTGTCACTGTTGTATGCTTCATGTGCCGAAGCCATGGGGTTGCATCCGTTGTTGGTGATCATTCAGGGACATGCTTTTGTGGGATGCTGGTTGATTGACGGGACATTTCCTGATGCGGTGAACGATGACCCTTCGTTATTGACCAAACGAACGGCGGACGGTATCAACGAAGTTATTTTGCTGGAAGCCACTTGTATGACCGATGGAAACAATGTGACTTTCGATACCGCAGTCGGGCTGGCTAATGACAAAATGTTGGCTGTGAATGACTTTACTTGTTTTATAGATGTTGCTCGCAGCCGTTTTGCTCATATTTTGCCTTTACCTCAACGGGTTATGCATGGGAAAGCATGGACTGTGGGTCCGGAGGTAGCTCAGATTCCTAAAAGCGGGTTGTACATTAGTCCTGTTAGTGCTCCGGAAGAGATTAAGCAATATGATTTGGATAATCAGGATAGTTATGTGGAATTCACCAAACAACTTTTGTGGGAACGAAAGTTACTTGACCTGAGTCTACGTAATAATTTTCTGAACCTGCGTATTACCCGTAATGCCCTTCAAGTGATCTCTGCGGATATAGATAAGATGGAAGATGCTTTTTCGGACGGAACAGAATTTCAGATTTTGGGTAAGCCCTCTGATTGGGATAATCCGTTGTATGACTTCGGGCTTTATGGCACTTTAACGGAATCGGATCCGATGATTGATTTGATTAAGCAGGAGCTGACTCAAAAAAGATTGAGAACCTATCTTACCGAACAGGATCTGAAGAAATCGCTTACTTATTTATATCGTTCTTCCAGAATAGCATTGGAAGAAAATGGTGCAAATACTTTATATCTTGCCTTGGGGCTGCTGAGGTGGTATGAAACCGAACATAGTGAGCGTCCTCGCTATGCCCCGATATTGTTACTTCCTGTTGAGATGATCCGTAAGTCGGTATCCAAAGGATATATTATCCGTGCCCGTGAAGAAGAGAGTATGCTTAACATTACCTTGTTGGAGATGTTGAGACAAAACTTTGGCATCACTATTTCTGGGCTCGATTCATTGCCGAAAGATGAAAATGGAACCGATGTGAAACGTATTTTCTCAATCTTTCGGAAAGCTGTGATGAACGAAAAGCGTTGGGACGTAGAAGAACAGGCTATTTTGGGTACTTTTTCATTCAGTAAGTTCATCATGTGGAATGACATTCATTCGAATGCCGAAGAGTTGAGTAAAAATAAGATTGTCGGCAGTTTGATGAGTGGTAAAATGGAATGGGAGGTTGCAGAAGTCGATGCCAATGCCGTAGAACTGGATCATGCTTTAACTCCTGCTGATATTGCGTTGCCTGTCAGTGCCGATTCTTCGCAGCTTGAAGCGGTTTATGAAGCTGTAAATGAGAAAAGCTTTATTTTACATGGACCTCCGGGAACTGGCAAGTCACAAACCATTACGAATATTATAGCCAATGCACTGTATCAGGGTAAACGGGTATTGTTTGTGGCCGAAAAAATGGCTGCACTCTCCGTAGTTCAGAAAAGGCTTATGAATATAGGTTTAGCTCCGTTCTGCCTGGAACTGCATTCTAATAAAGCACGAAAGACAGATGTACTGAGTCAGCTGAAAGAATCAACTGAGATCTTTCGTTATAAGGAACCGGAAGAGTTTAAGGAAGAGTCGGAAAGGCTGTTTAAAATGCGTCAGCAGATTAATGGATATGTAGAGGCATTACACCGAATATATCCTTGTGGCATATCTGTCTACGAGGCTATCACCCGTTATAGCTCCATTGACGAAACAGAAGAAATAATGATACCCGCTTCTTTGCTTGCTTCGTTGACTAAGGAGCAATTCAATGAATGGAATCATGCTGTGGAAGAGTTGATCGGAGTTGGAAAAGTAAGTGGACATTCCCATCAGCATCCTCTCACAGGAATCAATATAATGGAGTACTCTTCTCAACTGAAAGAAGAAGCGGATAAACTTCTGAAAGACTATATGATTCTGTTGCAGAAGATGGAAGAGAAGATGAATAGATGCTTCTCAAATTATGGAATAGGGAATAAATGCACAGAGAAGCTATTGGATAACTTTGTTCGGTTCATCCGAATCCTAATGCAACTTCCTGGTATGACCGGTAACTTGATGTTGTTAACCGATCTTGACGAGAATGTTGATAAGATAGGCCGGATCATTGAACATGGACGAAAAAGAGATGAATTTTGCAATCTGCTAAAACAATCATTTGAAGACACTTTTCTCACTTTACCGGTGCAGCAAAAGATCTCGGAATGGAAAGATATTACACAGAGTTGGTTTCTGCCTCGCTTGTTAAAACAACGGAAGTTTTGTAAGGAACTGTCTCTCTTTTCGCTTCAGGGCCGTGTCAATAAAGAACAAGTTCTTCCCGCTTTGCAACAATTGCTCTTTTATCAGCAGCAAAAACAGGAAGTAGATAGCAGTAGTCGTTGGTTTGAGGACTTATTTGGGAATAAATCCCATCCCGGTGAAGAGCAATGGGACGATATAGAAGTGATGAGCAAGGCTATACTCCAATTGAACAGGCTTCTGGTGGAGGTAGTGGATGATCCTATGTCTATACGGCGAGTTAAGGAGAAACTGGCGGAACAACTCTCTGGGGGGTATTCTTTGTTCCGGCAAATGAATCGGGAGTTGTTGGAAGGTTTGGTATACGACTGGGAGTGTATAAAGCAATTGGAAAAATCGATGTTGCAATTATTGGGCGTTTCCAAAGAGGTGCTTCATGCTTGTGAAGACGACTGGCTGGCAGGAGCGTCACGACAATGTGAGATTTGGGCAAGGAACACGGATAAGTTGAAAGATTGGTATCGTTGGCTGAATGTATCTCGTCGGTTCGAGGCTTGTGGCTTGACTTCTGTATTTGCAGCATATACGGAACGTAACTTGCCTGCCGAACGGATGATGAATATTTATTTGAAAGGGTTTTATCATAGTTTTATTGAATATGCCATCGGGAAGGAGCAGGTTCTGCAATTTTTTAACGGGGAGCTGTTCAATGACAGTATCCGGCGTTTTCGTGAATTGAATACGGAGTATCAGGAATTAATAAAAAAGGAACTTTATACAAAACTGGCTTCTAATATCCCATCGTTTGTACTTGCGGCTGCCCAAAGTTCGGAGGTTGGTATTTTGCAGAAATGTATTCGCAGTAACGGACGTGGAATGTCTATTCGTAAGTTGTTCGATTCGATTTCCAACTTATTGTCACGTATGTGTCCGTGTATGCTGATGAGTCCAATGTCAGTAGCGCAGTATATCAATGTGAACCACGATAAGTTTGATTTGGTTGTATTTGATGAGGCTTCACAGATGCCTACTTGTGAAGCCGTAGGTGCTATTGCCCGTGGAAATCATGTAGTCGTTGTAGGTGATCCGAAACAAATGCCCCCGACTAATTTCTTTACCAGTAATTCAGTTGATGAAGAACATATAGAGATAGAAGATCTGGAAAGTATCCTGGATGATTGCCTGGCTTTGTCTATGCCTTCTAAATATTTGTTATGGCATTATCGCAGTAAACATGAAAGCCTGATTGCTTTCAGCAATTCTCAGTATTATGATAATAAGTTGCTGACTTTTCCATCTCCGGATGATCTGGCTGCCAAAGTTACTTTAGTACCCATCGAGGGATATTACGATAAGGGTAAAAGTCGTCAGAATCAAGCTGAGGCACAGGCGGTAGTAGACGAGATTGTTCGCAGACTTTCCGATCCGGAATTGAGAAATCAGAGTATAGGTGTTGTAACTTTTAGTTCCGTACAGCAGACTTTAATAGAAGACATGTTATCGGATGTTGTTTTACAGAACGCAGAATTAGAGAATCTTGCATTCAATCGTGAAGAACCTGTTTTTATTAAGAATCTGGAAAATGTGCAAGGGGATGAACGGGACGTTATTCTTTTTTCTGTAGGTTATGGTCCGGATGTCAACGGAAGGGTGAGTCTCAATTTCGGACCGTTGAATAGGGATGGTGGCGAACGTCGTTTGAATGTGGCAGTGTCACGTGCCCGATATGAGATGAAAGTCTTCTCTACATTAAGAGCCGACCAGATTGATCTGAAAAAGACATCTTCTATAGGAGTGGCAGGTTTGAAATATTTCCTTGAATATGCAGGTAAGGGTACCGGAGTTTTGAATCATTCTTATGCAGCGGTATCCGAAGAGGTCGAAATGGGTGAGCTGATTGCTGCGGCACTTCGTGAAAAAGGACATCAGGTGAAAACCAAAATCGGATGTTCCGGATTCAAAGTAGATGTAGGTATTATCGATCCTAATGATACCTCCCGTTATATGCTCGGGATTTTGTGTGATGGCGAGAATTATCGGGCTGCAAAAACAGCTCGGGATAGGGAGATTGTGCAAGACAGTGTACTGAAAATGTTGGGATGGAACATTTGTAAAGTATGGACTCTGGATTGGTGGGAAGACTCACAGAAAGTTATTGACCATATAGAGGCGGAATTGAAAAGAGCAGAGTGCGGAAAATCGCAACGATCCGTTCCGGTGATTTCTTTGGCTTCAGGATCGGGAGAAGTGCAAAAAGAGGGTTTACTATGCCATGCACAACACTGCTTAGTGAAGTTGCCGGAGCTAGTAATTCGGGAAGAAGTGAAGGCTGCGCCACCGGAGATCTATGAAAAAACTCTTTTAAACTCTGTAAATGTATCTGCTTGGGAATTGATGATGCCACGCCGGGAGCCCCGTATCAGAAAACAATTGAATGAGATCATGCGTACGGAGGCTCCGATTAGCCGTTCATTGTTAAGCAGCAGAATCTTTAATGCTTATGGCATTCTTCGGAAGACAGCTCGCCTGATTGAATGGATGGATGGTATACTGGATAAAACTCCTTATTACAAGCAGGAAATTGATGGATTGGTTTTCTACTGGAATACCAAGGAAGAAGCAGACTCGTATACCGGATTCCGCATAGACTCCAAGCGTGAAGCCGTAGATTTACCTCCTCGTGAGGTAGCCAATGCGGCTCGGAATATACTGGAACAGCAGGTCGCTTTACCTTTGGTTGACTTAATGCGGGTAACCGCCCAGTTGTTGGGGTATGCACGTTTCGGGTTGAATGTGGAGACTGCCATGCGCAGGGGAGTGCAAATACTGTTGGACGGAGAAGAGGTAAAGATCGAAGGGGGTAAGATACTTATGAAGTAG
- a CDS encoding TIGR03915 family putative DNA repair protein — protein sequence MILFIYDKTLDGLLTALFDAYNRKTFPDVLLSKGDTLPLFYDDIFTVITDEEKAGRVWRGLQKKISASALSAITWCWLSELPEVGMLLFRYIRKAIDSPVSIETNFGDPDVLALSKIWKRVDWERLRMLQFVRFQKAVDGTFFAAFEPQHNALPLTVGHFKDRFADQRWLIYDMKRRYGFYYDLHTVEEVTFDDDGQAAHLITGMLDESLMDKDEKLFQQLWKTYFKSITIKERLNPRKHKQDMPVRYWKYITEKQK from the coding sequence ATGATTCTTTTTATCTACGATAAAACACTTGATGGCTTGCTGACAGCACTATTCGATGCTTATAACCGCAAGACCTTTCCTGATGTCTTACTCTCGAAAGGAGATACTTTACCACTTTTCTATGATGACATTTTTACGGTTATCACTGATGAAGAGAAGGCAGGACGTGTCTGGCGGGGATTGCAGAAGAAGATATCGGCATCAGCCCTTTCAGCTATCACCTGGTGTTGGCTTTCAGAGTTACCGGAAGTAGGTATGCTTTTGTTCCGATACATCCGAAAGGCCATTGACTCTCCCGTCTCCATTGAGACTAATTTCGGTGATCCGGATGTTCTCGCTCTTTCCAAAATATGGAAGCGGGTAGATTGGGAGCGTTTGCGTATGTTGCAGTTCGTACGTTTTCAGAAAGCGGTGGATGGTACCTTTTTTGCTGCTTTTGAACCACAGCACAATGCTTTACCTTTAACGGTAGGTCACTTTAAAGATCGTTTTGCCGATCAGCGGTGGCTGATTTATGACATGAAGCGCCGTTATGGTTTTTATTATGATCTACACACGGTAGAGGAGGTGACATTTGATGATGATGGTCAAGCAGCACATCTGATTACCGGAATGCTGGACGAAAGTTTGATGGATAAGGACGAAAAACTTTTCCAACAACTTTGGAAGACTTATTTTAAATCTATCACAATTAAAGAAAGACTGAATCCTCGTAAACATAAACAGGATATGCCGGTGCGTTATTGGAAGTATATCACCGAAAAACAGAAATAA
- a CDS encoding ribosomal maturation YjgA family protein produces MNKNFFYAICFVVILVVEIIIGIYVRDSFVRPYMGDALVVVLIYCFIRIFIPNGLSQLPLYVLAFACFIEILQYFQLVDVLGISNRILRIALGSTFDLKDMVSYAGGYVFILLAEYFLDKKRK; encoded by the coding sequence ATGAATAAAAATTTTTTCTATGCGATATGTTTTGTCGTAATACTGGTAGTTGAGATTATTATTGGTATATATGTTCGTGATAGCTTTGTACGTCCTTATATGGGTGACGCACTGGTTGTTGTGTTGATTTATTGTTTTATACGGATTTTTATTCCGAACGGTTTGTCACAATTACCTTTGTATGTGCTTGCTTTTGCCTGTTTCATAGAGATACTTCAATATTTTCAGTTGGTGGATGTGTTGGGAATATCGAATCGTATACTCCGTATAGCCCTTGGTTCTACTTTCGATTTGAAAGATATGGTCAGTTATGCCGGCGGATATGTATTTATTCTACTGGCAGAATATTTTTTAGATAAGAAAAGAAAATAA
- a CDS encoding putative DNA modification/repair radical SAM protein, which yields MNANVLEKLKILAESAKYDVSCASSGTVRANKPGTLGNTVGGWGICHSFAEDGRCISLLKVMLTNYCIYDCAYCINRRSNDLPRATLSVSELVDLTIEFYRRNYIEGLFLSSGVVRNPDYTMERLVRVAKDLREVHRFNGYIHLKSIPGASRELVNEAGRYADRLSVNVEIPKEENLKLLAPEKDHKSVFAPMLYIQQGVLESSEERKKFRYAPRFAPAGQSTQMIVGATAESDKDILFLSSALYQRPTMKRVYYSGYVSVNTYDTRLPALKQPPLVRENRLYQADWLMRFYQFKVNEIVDDTYPDLDLEIDPKLSWALRHPEQFPVDINKADYEMILRIPGIGVKSAKLIIASRRYSKLGYYQLKKIGVVMKKAQYFITCSELPMRTVNEMTPQTVRSLLLPKSAKKKTDENQLSFVFND from the coding sequence ATGAATGCAAATGTTCTCGAAAAATTGAAGATACTGGCAGAATCGGCCAAGTACGATGTTTCCTGCGCCTCAAGTGGCACGGTGCGTGCCAACAAGCCCGGTACATTAGGTAATACGGTGGGTGGATGGGGTATTTGCCATAGTTTTGCGGAAGACGGACGTTGCATTTCGTTACTGAAAGTGATGCTTACCAATTATTGCATATACGATTGTGCCTATTGTATTAACCGGAGAAGTAATGACTTGCCCAGGGCTACGTTATCTGTGTCCGAACTGGTAGACTTGACGATTGAGTTTTATCGTCGAAATTACATTGAAGGGTTGTTTTTGAGTTCCGGTGTGGTGCGAAATCCCGATTATACAATGGAGCGTTTGGTACGTGTGGCGAAAGATCTGCGTGAAGTGCACCGCTTTAACGGGTACATTCATTTGAAAAGTATTCCGGGAGCCAGCCGGGAATTGGTGAACGAAGCCGGGCGTTATGCTGACCGGCTTAGTGTGAACGTGGAGATCCCCAAAGAAGAGAACTTGAAACTGCTGGCTCCTGAAAAAGATCATAAAAGTGTATTTGCACCGATGCTTTATATTCAACAGGGCGTACTGGAAAGTAGTGAAGAACGAAAAAAGTTCCGGTATGCGCCCCGCTTTGCTCCTGCGGGTCAGAGTACACAGATGATTGTCGGTGCTACGGCTGAAAGTGATAAGGATATTCTCTTTCTTTCTTCCGCCCTTTACCAGCGTCCCACGATGAAGCGTGTCTATTATTCCGGTTACGTATCAGTAAATACATACGATACTCGTTTACCTGCACTTAAACAGCCTCCTTTGGTACGTGAGAATCGTCTTTATCAGGCAGATTGGCTGATGCGGTTCTATCAGTTCAAAGTCAATGAAATTGTGGATGACACCTATCCTGATCTTGATCTGGAAATAGATCCCAAGTTGTCGTGGGCGTTACGTCATCCCGAGCAGTTTCCTGTTGATATCAACAAGGCGGATTATGAAATGATACTTCGTATTCCGGGAATTGGGGTAAAGTCGGCAAAATTAATTATAGCTTCCCGTCGTTATTCGAAGTTGGGATATTATCAACTTAAAAAAATAGGTGTGGTTATGAAAAAAGCACAATATTTTATTACTTGCAGCGAATTACCCATGCGGACTGTAAATGAAATGACTCCACAGACCGTACGTAGCTTGTTACTGCCCAAATCTGCTAAGAAAAAGACGGATGAAAATCAGTTATCATTTGTTTTTAACGATTGA
- a CDS encoding MgtC/SapB family protein, whose translation MMLNFDFVLRLLVAGILGAIIGLDREYRAKEAGYRTHFLVSLGSALIMIVSQYGFQEIIKENSVTLDPSRVAAQVVSGIGFIGAGTIIFQKQIVRGLTTAAGIWATAGIGLAVGAGMYVIGIAAMVLTLIGLEVLSYLFKSIGMKSSMITFSTDNKQVLKGVADRFNSKDYLIVSYQMDTQKHGSIETYQVTMIIKSKRNNDEGHLLSLIQEFPEVTVERIE comes from the coding sequence ATGATGTTGAACTTCGACTTTGTATTAAGACTGTTAGTCGCCGGAATCTTAGGTGCCATCATTGGCTTGGACAGAGAATATCGTGCCAAAGAAGCGGGCTATCGCACACACTTTCTGGTGTCATTGGGTAGTGCACTGATTATGATCGTTTCTCAATACGGCTTTCAAGAAATCATAAAAGAAAATAGTGTTACACTCGATCCAAGCCGTGTAGCGGCACAAGTAGTCAGTGGGATTGGTTTTATCGGTGCCGGAACGATTATCTTTCAAAAACAGATAGTCAGAGGACTGACTACAGCGGCAGGGATTTGGGCGACAGCCGGAATAGGCCTGGCAGTAGGCGCGGGCATGTACGTCATAGGTATTGCTGCCATGGTACTGACCCTGATTGGTCTTGAAGTGCTAAGTTACCTGTTTAAAAGCATAGGAATGAAAAGCTCAATGATAACTTTTTCGACCGATAACAAACAAGTACTGAAAGGAGTGGCTGACCGATTTAATTCCAAAGATTACCTCATAGTGTCGTATCAGATGGATACACAGAAGCACGGAAGCATAGAAACCTATCAAGTGACAATGATCATCAAATCCAAACGGAACAATGACGAAGGACATTTGCTATCTTTAATACAAGAATTTCCTGAAGTGACAGTAGAACGAATTGAATAA